In the genome of Halapricum salinum, one region contains:
- a CDS encoding ABC transporter permease family protein — protein MRPRKLLRIARWEVTKNAGGIDRKTAAIVGVTLLLFGAVAPLVVAQGGVAIDQGIYRVGVDEESPLYPVVEDDPTFAIRDPGAELGEEIDVRVSFTRAVSSGTTKGEAALSELRSSVTAYNDRVMRGEANQSAAFPVSVTLNYVERDVQIGPGGSGDGGTGDGTGDGTGGGTGDGTGDGTGDGTGDGSTGGGGTGDGNAGGNIGGGLPSITGSSGTTGAPSDIAPPFPFESLVLAFLFVLPLNFVIQAYGSTMLSERINRRGELMLVSPVTRADIIGGKTLPYFAGAMALEVLIVVGIVTLLGAEGGLFSILAVVPLVLLFLSATFLGAMFARSFKELTFVTVAITVSLTTYAFVPAIFTEVTPIALVSPLTIVVRDIQGASISLSAFGFSILPPLFTATLFFGLGAGLYREEDMFTQRPIPLKVLDSLAGRIKRARSIVVVVAMLIPLVILAELVAVAAIYPVSTAVSQTIWLSLILLSIVAIEELAKSLPVYAGFVHNRYDRSLRSALVVGAFAGLGFFVAEKGLLLVRLVFPDSLPEVQQSAVASAGPVADIGPLVAILLLLAPLLLHVVTAATSAIGGRRGRRGYAVGLSLAIAIHFAYNYTVVMLFVS, from the coding sequence GTGCGGCCGCGAAAGCTGCTGCGGATCGCTCGCTGGGAAGTGACGAAAAACGCCGGCGGGATCGACCGCAAGACGGCCGCCATCGTCGGCGTCACGCTGTTGCTGTTCGGCGCGGTCGCACCCCTGGTCGTCGCTCAGGGCGGCGTCGCCATCGATCAGGGGATCTACCGGGTCGGGGTCGACGAGGAGAGTCCCCTGTACCCGGTCGTCGAGGACGATCCGACGTTCGCGATCCGTGACCCCGGTGCCGAACTCGGTGAGGAAATCGACGTCCGCGTGTCGTTCACCCGGGCCGTCTCCAGCGGCACGACCAAGGGTGAAGCGGCCCTTTCGGAGTTGCGCAGCAGCGTCACCGCCTACAACGACCGAGTTATGCGCGGGGAAGCCAACCAGTCGGCGGCCTTCCCCGTCTCGGTGACGCTGAACTACGTCGAGCGTGACGTCCAGATCGGACCGGGTGGGAGCGGCGACGGCGGAACCGGCGACGGGACCGGTGACGGGACGGGTGGCGGAACCGGCGACGGGACCGGTGACGGGACTGGCGACGGGACCGGTGACGGGAGCACGGGAGGCGGTGGAACTGGTGACGGGAACGCGGGTGGCAACATCGGCGGGGGGTTGCCGAGCATCACGGGCAGCAGTGGAACGACGGGCGCGCCCTCGGACATCGCGCCGCCGTTCCCCTTCGAGTCGCTCGTGCTGGCGTTCCTGTTCGTTCTGCCGTTGAACTTCGTCATCCAGGCCTACGGGTCGACGATGCTGAGCGAGCGGATCAACCGTCGCGGCGAACTCATGCTGGTCTCGCCGGTCACGCGCGCGGACATCATCGGCGGCAAGACCCTCCCCTACTTCGCGGGTGCGATGGCCCTCGAGGTGCTGATCGTCGTCGGCATCGTCACGCTGCTGGGGGCCGAAGGCGGGCTCTTTTCGATCCTGGCGGTCGTTCCGCTCGTCCTGCTCTTTCTCTCGGCGACGTTCCTGGGAGCGATGTTCGCCCGGTCGTTCAAGGAGTTGACGTTCGTGACCGTCGCGATCACCGTCTCGCTGACGACCTACGCGTTCGTGCCGGCGATTTTCACCGAGGTGACGCCGATCGCACTCGTCTCGCCGCTGACGATCGTCGTCCGGGACATCCAGGGCGCGTCGATCTCGCTGTCGGCCTTCGGCTTCTCGATCCTGCCACCGCTGTTCACCGCGACGTTGTTCTTCGGTCTCGGTGCGGGCCTCTATCGCGAAGAGGACATGTTCACCCAGCGGCCGATCCCGCTGAAGGTGCTCGACTCGCTGGCCGGGCGGATCAAGCGCGCACGGAGCATCGTCGTCGTCGTCGCGATGTTGATCCCGCTGGTCATCCTCGCCGAACTGGTCGCGGTCGCGGCGATCTATCCCGTCTCGACGGCCGTCTCCCAGACGATCTGGCTCAGCCTGATCCTGCTGTCGATCGTCGCCATCGAGGAACTGGCCAAGAGCCTCCCCGTCTACGCCGGATTCGTCCACAACCGCTACGACCGATCACTGCGGTCGGCGCTGGTCGTAGGCGCGTTCGCGGGCCTGGGCTTTTTCGTCGCCGAGAAGGGGCTGTTGCTCGTCCGACTGGTCTTCCCCGACTCGCTGCCCGAAGTCCAGCAGTCGGCGGTCGCCTCCGCCGGCCCTGTCGCCGACATCGGTCCGCTAGTGGCGATCTTGCTGTTACTCGCGCCACTCCTGTTGCACGTCGTGACCGCCGCGACCTCGGCGATCGGCGGGCGACGGGGGAGACGCGGCTACGCGGTGGGATTGAGTCTCGCCATCGCGATTCACTTCGCGTACAACTACACGGTGGTGATGCTCTTTGTCTCGTGA
- a CDS encoding aldo/keto reductase: MEYTTLGSTGIEVSRICLGCMSFGTPEWREWVLDEAESREIIERAIDLGINFFDTANMYSEGESERVLGNVLAEYDRDGQVVATKGYFQMDEDDPNSGGLSRKAIEQELSNSLDRLGMDTVDLYQTHRWDDDTPIETTMRALDDAVRRGQARHVGTSSMYAHQFAEALHTSERHSLERFQTMQNHYNLLYREEEREMLPLCEKADVGVIPWSPLARGYLTRPHEEFDATTRGQSDDYAREHPYFEGGGREINERVAELAAEKGVTMAQIALSWLLHQEAVDAPIVGTTSVEHLEDAVEALEIDLTASEQAYLEDPYEPVPISGHE, encoded by the coding sequence ATGGAGTATACGACACTCGGATCCACGGGGATCGAAGTCAGCCGCATCTGTCTGGGCTGTATGAGTTTCGGCACGCCCGAGTGGCGCGAGTGGGTCCTCGACGAAGCGGAGAGTCGCGAGATCATCGAGCGCGCGATCGACCTGGGGATCAACTTCTTCGACACCGCCAACATGTACTCTGAGGGCGAGAGCGAGCGGGTCCTCGGAAACGTCCTCGCGGAGTACGACCGCGACGGGCAGGTCGTCGCCACGAAAGGCTACTTCCAGATGGACGAGGACGATCCCAACTCCGGCGGCCTCTCCCGGAAGGCTATCGAGCAGGAGTTGTCGAACTCCCTCGACAGATTGGGGATGGACACCGTCGACCTCTATCAGACCCACCGCTGGGATGACGACACGCCGATCGAGACGACCATGCGAGCGCTGGACGACGCCGTCCGCCGCGGGCAGGCCCGCCACGTCGGCACCTCCTCGATGTACGCCCACCAGTTCGCCGAGGCGCTGCACACCAGCGAACGCCACAGTTTAGAGCGATTCCAGACGATGCAGAACCACTACAACCTCCTCTATCGCGAGGAGGAACGCGAGATGCTGCCGCTCTGTGAGAAGGCAGACGTCGGCGTCATCCCCTGGAGTCCGCTCGCGCGAGGCTATCTCACACGCCCGCACGAGGAGTTCGACGCGACGACCCGCGGCCAGAGCGACGACTACGCCCGCGAACACCCCTACTTCGAGGGCGGCGGCCGCGAGATCAACGAGCGTGTCGCCGAGTTAGCGGCCGAGAAAGGCGTCACGATGGCACAGATAGCCCTCTCGTGGCTGTTGCACCAGGAGGCCGTCGACGCGCCCATCGTCGGGACGACGAGCGTCGAACACCTCGAAGACGCCGTCGAAGCCCTGGAGATAGACCTCACGGCGAGCGAGCAGGCCTATCTCGAAGACCCCTACGAACCCGTCCCGATCTCCGGGCACGAGTAG
- a CDS encoding universal stress protein: protein MAVEIETVLVPVDGTSEAERAVEYAVAVAQRYDAGVHVLHVVGESVARGVQHGAIDADDVADDHQAFMDTVRGYANGVPVTQSVALGFSATKLTQHPVGVVLDTADEIGADFVVVPRESVREQPTAMLGKVAQYVLSYASQPVLSV from the coding sequence ATGGCCGTCGAAATCGAAACGGTGCTGGTCCCAGTCGACGGGACGTCCGAGGCAGAACGCGCCGTCGAGTATGCCGTCGCGGTCGCACAGCGGTACGACGCGGGCGTGCACGTCTTGCACGTCGTCGGCGAGTCGGTCGCCAGAGGCGTCCAGCACGGTGCGATCGACGCCGACGACGTCGCCGACGACCACCAGGCGTTCATGGACACTGTCCGCGGGTACGCAAACGGTGTCCCGGTGACCCAGTCAGTTGCACTCGGATTCTCCGCGACAAAACTCACCCAGCACCCCGTCGGCGTCGTCCTCGACACCGCCGACGAGATCGGCGCGGATTTCGTCGTCGTCCCGCGCGAGTCCGTCCGCGAACAGCCCACCGCCATGCTCGGCAAGGTCGCCCAGTACGTTCTCTCCTACGCCAGCCAGCCCGTCCTGTCAGTCTAA
- a CDS encoding DUF5807 family protein: protein MTDRSEFLAGERPDDVAFFLHDDAVDNIDALEDYAESVADGVVLVLPGEQGRSAFQKAAGIDPMELAQQAMETEGTIDAELTGGFCPAEDDEPEANHTARIVFAFAQERTEEAGGIYAEGDVIHAYAVCTCGERYSDKWVVGDRE from the coding sequence ATGACCGACCGATCCGAGTTTCTCGCCGGCGAGCGGCCCGACGACGTCGCGTTCTTCCTGCACGACGACGCCGTCGACAACATCGACGCGCTCGAGGACTACGCCGAATCCGTCGCCGACGGCGTGGTGCTGGTCTTGCCCGGTGAGCAAGGGCGGAGTGCCTTCCAGAAGGCCGCCGGTATCGACCCGATGGAGCTGGCCCAGCAGGCCATGGAGACCGAGGGGACCATCGACGCCGAGCTGACGGGTGGCTTCTGTCCGGCCGAAGACGACGAGCCCGAGGCGAATCACACTGCGCGGATCGTCTTCGCGTTCGCCCAGGAACGGACCGAAGAGGCTGGTGGGATCTACGCCGAGGGCGACGTGATTCACGCCTACGCGGTCTGTACCTGCGGTGAACGGTATTCGGACAAGTGGGTCGTCGGGGATCGCGAGTAG
- a CDS encoding macro domain-containing protein, whose translation MDFRVIQGDIAAQSADVLVNAANTSLRMGSGVAGALKRAAGSGLPKEAVAKGPVDLGAVAATDAYDLDAEWVIHAAAMPAGGQATAESIREATRNTLQTADELDAESLVMPALGCGIAGFDLDDGGRIIAEEIAGFDPVSLRDVALIAYSDEDYEVLQRVAASVE comes from the coding sequence ATGGACTTCCGCGTCATCCAGGGGGACATCGCGGCACAGTCGGCGGACGTGCTGGTCAACGCCGCCAACACCAGCCTGCGGATGGGGTCGGGCGTCGCGGGCGCGCTCAAACGCGCGGCCGGCAGCGGCCTCCCCAAAGAAGCGGTCGCGAAGGGACCAGTCGATCTCGGCGCCGTCGCCGCGACTGACGCCTACGACCTCGACGCCGAGTGGGTCATCCACGCCGCGGCGATGCCCGCGGGCGGACAGGCCACAGCCGAGAGTATCCGCGAGGCCACGCGGAACACGCTCCAGACTGCCGACGAACTCGACGCCGAATCGCTCGTCATGCCCGCGCTGGGCTGTGGGATCGCCGGCTTCGACCTCGACGATGGCGGTCGAATCATCGCCGAGGAGATCGCCGGCTTCGACCCTGTCTCGCTGAGGGACGTGGCGTTGATCGCCTACAGCGACGAGGACTACGAGGTCCTCCAGCGCGTGGCCGCGTCGGTCGAGTGA
- the aroC gene encoding chorismate synthase, producing the protein MNGNSFGRLFQVTTFGESHGEAMGCTVSGVPAGVELDEDDIQKDLDRRKPGQSMITTSRGEPDKVSIKSGLQDGYTTGTPIGMVIQNKDARSGKYEPFVTAPRPSHGDFTYSAKFGTRNWGGGGRSSARETVNWVAAGGIAKQVLEQSEYDVRIKAHVSQLGDIEAPEVSFEEMLEHSEENEVRCADPETAAEMRDLADQIQKEGDSIGGAIYFECRGVPRGLGAPRFDSFPSRLAQLMYSIPAVNDFEYGIGREARTTRGIDYNEDWEFDENGDPVPVGNDHGGIQGGITTGQPIYGEVTWHPPVSIPKKQETVDWETGEKKEIQVVGRHDPTLPPRAVPVVEALLYCQVLDFMLLGGRINPDRLDGQAGEYDTDYHPSSPVNDPEDADTHAETVDED; encoded by the coding sequence ATGAATGGCAATAGCTTCGGTCGGCTCTTCCAGGTGACGACCTTCGGAGAGAGCCACGGCGAGGCGATGGGTTGTACGGTCTCTGGCGTGCCGGCCGGCGTCGAGTTGGACGAAGACGACATCCAGAAAGACCTCGACCGGCGCAAACCCGGCCAGTCGATGATCACCACCTCCCGTGGCGAACCGGACAAGGTCTCGATCAAGTCCGGCCTGCAGGACGGCTACACCACAGGGACGCCCATCGGGATGGTCATCCAGAACAAGGACGCCCGCTCGGGCAAGTACGAACCGTTCGTCACCGCACCGCGACCCTCCCACGGCGATTTCACCTACTCCGCAAAGTTCGGCACGCGAAACTGGGGCGGCGGCGGCCGGTCCTCGGCACGAGAGACGGTCAACTGGGTCGCTGCCGGCGGGATCGCGAAACAGGTCCTCGAACAGAGCGAGTACGACGTCCGGATCAAAGCCCACGTCTCACAGCTGGGCGACATCGAAGCGCCTGAAGTCAGCTTCGAAGAGATGCTCGAACACAGCGAGGAAAACGAGGTCCGGTGTGCCGACCCCGAGACGGCCGCGGAGATGCGCGACCTCGCGGATCAGATCCAGAAGGAAGGCGACTCCATCGGCGGGGCGATCTACTTCGAGTGTCGGGGTGTCCCGCGTGGGCTGGGCGCGCCGCGGTTCGACAGCTTCCCCTCGCGGCTGGCCCAGCTCATGTACTCGATCCCGGCGGTCAACGACTTCGAGTACGGGATCGGCCGGGAGGCCCGGACCACGCGCGGGATCGACTACAACGAGGACTGGGAGTTCGACGAGAACGGCGACCCCGTTCCCGTCGGCAACGACCACGGCGGCATCCAGGGCGGGATCACGACCGGCCAGCCCATCTACGGCGAGGTCACGTGGCACCCGCCGGTCTCCATCCCCAAGAAGCAGGAGACTGTGGACTGGGAAACCGGCGAGAAAAAGGAGATTCAGGTCGTCGGTCGCCACGACCCGACCCTCCCGCCGCGAGCGGTGCCGGTCGTCGAGGCGCTGCTGTACTGCCAGGTGCTGGACTTCATGCTGCTGGGTGGCCGGATCAACCCCGACCGACTCGACGGGCAGGCCGGCGAGTACGACACCGACTACCACCCGTCTAGTCCTGTGAACGACCCCGAGGACGCCGACACGCACGCCGAGACCGTCGACGAGGACTAG
- a CDS encoding DHH family phosphoesterase: MDEWLIDSDRLSLERKSVLPGEGFFRPDDVQQAQREQEAAESLAGAETVVVADPDADGLACVALVRAAHGEAALVPASPHDLERRLAWVAEYLETDADVYVCDLCPDRESDLAALPNLAERAGSVRWFDHHQWNDDLAALVEESGVDLVVGESDEECSADVALRELDAEFDDVLVDLVAATRDHDLWIRDDPRSDDLADFSHWSEPEEYLEVVTEHGADLSPAAQDFLAERRVEKEALIEKAVERAQLREVGPWTVGVTYGRCSQNEVAEALREQGADAAVIVKPAGSASLRGTEGFERCHEVAEQVNGGGHPRAAGCKPDVYDDMLDYAHHWTTRGAVAKQAIVDGFRRLDWENEDATEEAVDGLDDSDQ; the protein is encoded by the coding sequence ATGGACGAATGGCTCATCGACAGCGATCGGCTCTCGCTCGAACGCAAATCGGTCCTCCCGGGCGAGGGCTTCTTCCGCCCCGACGACGTCCAGCAAGCCCAGCGAGAACAGGAAGCCGCCGAGTCGCTTGCGGGCGCGGAGACGGTCGTCGTCGCCGACCCGGACGCCGACGGCCTTGCCTGCGTCGCGCTGGTGCGGGCCGCCCACGGCGAGGCCGCGCTCGTCCCCGCCAGTCCCCACGACCTCGAACGACGACTCGCCTGGGTCGCGGAGTATCTGGAGACCGACGCCGACGTCTACGTCTGTGACCTCTGTCCCGACCGGGAATCCGATCTGGCTGCACTCCCGAATCTGGCCGAGCGAGCGGGCTCGGTCCGGTGGTTCGACCACCACCAGTGGAACGACGACCTCGCCGCGTTGGTCGAAGAATCGGGCGTCGATCTCGTCGTCGGCGAGTCAGACGAGGAGTGCTCCGCGGACGTCGCCCTGCGCGAACTCGACGCCGAGTTCGACGACGTGCTCGTCGATCTCGTGGCCGCGACGCGTGATCACGATCTCTGGATCCGCGACGATCCCCGCAGCGACGATCTGGCCGACTTCTCACACTGGAGCGAGCCCGAGGAGTACCTCGAAGTCGTCACGGAACACGGCGCGGACCTCTCGCCCGCTGCTCAGGACTTTCTGGCCGAGCGCCGCGTCGAGAAGGAGGCCCTCATCGAGAAGGCCGTCGAGCGCGCTCAATTGCGGGAGGTCGGTCCCTGGACCGTCGGCGTGACCTACGGTCGGTGCTCGCAGAACGAAGTCGCCGAAGCCCTCCGCGAGCAGGGTGCCGACGCCGCCGTGATCGTCAAGCCCGCCGGCAGCGCGAGTCTCCGCGGGACCGAGGGCTTCGAGCGCTGTCACGAGGTCGCCGAACAGGTCAACGGCGGCGGCCATCCGCGCGCGGCAGGGTGTAAACCGGACGTCTACGACGACATGCTCGACTACGCCCACCACTGGACGACCCGGGGAGCGGTGGCGAAGCAAGCGATCGTGGATGGATTTCGGCGACTAGACTGGGAGAACGAGGACGCGACCGAAGAAGCCGTCGACGGCCTCGACGATAGTGACCAATAA
- a CDS encoding universal stress protein produces the protein MFDTIVLATDGSKSVERAVTVALDLAERFDATVHALYVVDETEVEAAPDRVRDDLQDALHEQAEEALGEIESRADDVQTAVRDGTPATEICAYAEDVDADLVATGTRGRHGEHSFLLGSVAEAVVRRSPVPVLTARQLEAGEDGAVPDPADLEA, from the coding sequence ATGTTCGACACGATCGTCCTCGCGACAGACGGCTCCAAGAGCGTCGAGCGGGCCGTCACGGTCGCGCTGGACCTCGCCGAGCGCTTCGACGCCACAGTCCACGCACTGTACGTCGTCGACGAAACCGAGGTCGAGGCCGCGCCCGACCGCGTCCGCGACGACCTCCAAGACGCACTGCACGAACAGGCCGAGGAGGCGCTCGGCGAAATCGAATCGCGGGCCGACGACGTCCAGACGGCCGTCCGAGATGGAACGCCCGCCACAGAGATCTGTGCCTACGCCGAGGACGTCGACGCCGACCTCGTCGCGACCGGGACCCGCGGTCGCCACGGCGAACATTCCTTCCTCCTGGGTAGCGTCGCCGAAGCCGTCGTCCGGCGCTCGCCCGTGCCCGTCCTGACCGCCCGACAACTCGAAGCCGGCGAGGATGGAGCAGTTCCAGACCCGGCGGATCTGGAGGCCTGA
- a CDS encoding universal stress protein: protein MKVLLGHSGGELSWEALRQTVERAAAAGDSLTVAIYDDDAVGDPLEDIESQVRAELADAGIDAAVRRLEGHVGGALVELADGEDFDRLVVAGGSRSALGKIQLGSVAEFVVLNAETPVTLIR, encoded by the coding sequence ATGAAGGTGCTGCTGGGCCACAGCGGGGGCGAACTATCGTGGGAGGCCCTCCGGCAGACCGTCGAGCGAGCGGCGGCCGCCGGCGACTCGCTGACGGTCGCGATCTACGACGACGACGCTGTCGGCGACCCGCTCGAAGACATCGAATCACAGGTCCGGGCCGAACTCGCCGACGCCGGGATCGACGCCGCCGTCCGACGCCTGGAGGGCCACGTCGGCGGTGCACTGGTCGAACTCGCCGACGGCGAGGACTTCGACAGATTGGTCGTCGCCGGTGGGAGTCGGAGCGCGCTCGGGAAGATCCAGCTGGGCAGCGTCGCGGAGTTCGTCGTCCTCAACGCCGAAACGCCGGTGACACTCATCAGATGA
- a CDS encoding ABC transporter permease, translating into MSRDVRIAIARRDIASLSREKTIVLALVIQLFIAAFSSFLVVGLTSLYDPGSVESDQLTFGISGEAREELDRAARAAEVNTEIYPSQEAALEAFREGEVIGVLHSTDTGPTISVTATVPQGSVQSTVTVVQVREVLEELERDERTRRSAHLSTQPVPLPPEAEASPYFGFTYTILLPLLLFLPPFISGSVTVDALTEEIERGTLELLRVAPVSLTDVVDGKALGMAVLAPIQAVLWIGLLSINGIAVSNVLALVALVSAISLVVVVLGTVLALLLGQRRQAQLLYSIVALGLFGAAALLPEHPATVAAKLAVGSATQVTTLTVAGLAVLAVVLYAGTRRYVGSIDPERYS; encoded by the coding sequence TTGTCTCGTGACGTCCGCATCGCCATCGCCCGGCGGGACATCGCCAGTCTCTCCCGCGAGAAGACGATCGTCCTCGCGCTGGTCATCCAGCTGTTCATCGCCGCGTTCTCGTCGTTCCTCGTCGTCGGTCTCACCTCGCTGTACGACCCGGGCAGCGTCGAATCAGATCAACTGACGTTTGGGATCTCCGGGGAGGCCCGCGAGGAACTCGACCGGGCGGCCCGGGCCGCGGAGGTCAACACCGAGATCTATCCGTCACAGGAGGCCGCCCTCGAAGCCTTCCGGGAGGGGGAGGTGATCGGAGTCCTCCACTCGACCGACACCGGGCCGACGATATCGGTGACGGCGACGGTCCCGCAGGGGAGCGTCCAGTCGACAGTCACCGTCGTCCAGGTCCGGGAGGTGCTCGAAGAACTGGAGCGTGACGAGCGGACGCGCCGGAGTGCTCACCTCTCGACCCAGCCCGTCCCGCTGCCGCCGGAAGCGGAAGCCAGCCCCTACTTCGGGTTCACCTACACCATTTTGCTACCCTTGCTGCTGTTCCTGCCGCCCTTTATCAGCGGCTCCGTGACCGTCGACGCCCTCACCGAGGAGATCGAGCGCGGGACCCTCGAACTGCTCCGGGTCGCGCCCGTCTCGCTGACGGACGTCGTCGACGGGAAGGCCCTGGGCATGGCCGTGCTCGCGCCGATCCAGGCGGTGCTGTGGATCGGGCTGTTGAGTATCAACGGGATCGCCGTCTCGAACGTCCTGGCGCTGGTGGCGCTGGTGTCGGCCATCTCACTGGTCGTCGTCGTCCTCGGGACGGTCCTGGCGCTACTACTGGGCCAGCGCCGGCAGGCCCAGTTGCTGTACTCGATCGTCGCGCTGGGGCTGTTCGGCGCGGCCGCGCTGCTGCCCGAGCACCCCGCGACCGTCGCCGCGAAACTCGCCGTCGGCAGCGCAACCCAGGTGACGACGCTGACTGTCGCCGGGCTGGCCGTCCTGGCCGTCGTCCTCTACGCGGGGACGCGACGGTACGTCGGTTCGATCGACCCCGAACGGTATTCGTAG
- a CDS encoding ABC transporter ATP-binding protein: MIEARDLRKEYGGFAAVEGSTFSVEAGEVFGVIGPNGAGKTTTLKMLAGLIEPTSGSVSVAGYEAGETEMRYQLGFLPEESPLYEEMTARTYLHFFADLYDVPEDTAARRIHETLDELDLEHRDRQIGDMSKGMKRKVAIARSLINDPDVLIYDEPASGLDPLTTNYIIEFTSRLAEEGKTIVFSAHNLFHVESICDRVAIMSEGEIVAKGDLEQLQEEHGETTYHVYTTVEVPDSVAKNGRYHRAVETMAEVESIRESAQQAGGSVADIRTKESSLEEVFLNVAEDGRETRRRRRQGAEPEPEA, translated from the coding sequence ATGATCGAGGCTCGCGACCTCCGCAAGGAGTACGGCGGGTTCGCCGCCGTCGAAGGGAGCACCTTCTCCGTCGAGGCCGGCGAGGTGTTCGGCGTCATCGGGCCCAACGGGGCCGGCAAGACCACGACGCTGAAGATGCTCGCCGGACTGATCGAACCCACGAGTGGCAGCGTCTCCGTCGCCGGCTACGAGGCCGGCGAGACCGAGATGCGCTATCAACTCGGCTTTCTCCCCGAAGAGTCACCGCTGTACGAGGAGATGACCGCCCGGACGTACCTCCACTTTTTCGCCGATCTGTACGACGTTCCCGAGGACACCGCCGCCCGCCGGATCCACGAGACGCTCGACGAACTCGACCTCGAACACCGGGACCGACAGATCGGGGACATGTCAAAGGGGATGAAACGCAAGGTCGCCATCGCCCGCTCGCTGATCAACGATCCGGACGTGTTGATCTACGACGAGCCCGCGAGCGGCCTCGATCCCCTCACCACGAACTACATCATCGAGTTCACTAGCCGCCTCGCCGAGGAAGGCAAGACGATCGTCTTCAGCGCGCACAACCTCTTTCACGTCGAATCGATCTGTGATCGCGTCGCGATCATGAGCGAAGGAGAGATCGTCGCGAAGGGCGACCTCGAACAACTCCAGGAAGAGCACGGCGAGACGACCTATCACGTCTACACGACCGTCGAGGTTCCCGACAGCGTCGCCAAGAACGGCCGCTATCACCGGGCCGTCGAGACGATGGCCGAGGTCGAGTCGATCCGCGAGAGCGCCCAGCAAGCGGGTGGATCGGTCGCGGACATCCGAACCAAAGAATCGAGCCTCGAAGAGGTCTTCCTCAACGTCGCCGAGGACGGCCGAGAGACGCGCCGCCGCCGGCGACAGGGAGCCGAACCGGAACCGGAGGCCTGA
- a CDS encoding GNAT family N-acetyltransferase → MTSNRTYPDEAAGTFPRPPRTITDRDGREIDLRAADRDDRETLLSMYEAFDPADRAQGIPPVKEYAIENWLETVLEAENLNAIAWHDGDAVGHTMLVADREGEHELAIFVLSEYQGAGIGTELIATLLGHGQREGLEKVWLTVERWNKAAIALYQKVGFEICDTESFEIEMTIRLD, encoded by the coding sequence ATGACGAGCAACCGAACCTATCCCGACGAGGCGGCCGGGACGTTCCCGCGACCGCCGCGGACGATCACGGATCGGGACGGCCGTGAGATCGACCTCCGGGCAGCCGACCGCGACGACCGCGAGACGCTGCTGTCGATGTACGAGGCGTTCGACCCTGCCGACCGGGCCCAGGGGATCCCGCCCGTCAAGGAGTACGCCATCGAGAACTGGCTGGAGACGGTGCTGGAGGCGGAGAATCTGAACGCGATCGCCTGGCACGACGGGGACGCAGTCGGTCACACGATGCTGGTCGCCGATCGGGAGGGCGAGCACGAGCTGGCGATCTTCGTCCTCAGCGAGTACCAAGGGGCCGGGATCGGAACCGAACTCATCGCGACGCTGCTCGGCCACGGCCAGCGCGAGGGACTCGAAAAGGTCTGGCTGACCGTCGAGCGCTGGAACAAGGCCGCGATCGCGCTCTATCAGAAGGTCGGCTTCGAGATCTGTGACACCGAGAGCTTCGAGATCGAGATGACGATCCGCCTCGACTGA
- a CDS encoding DUF5806 family protein — protein MTDDEQSAEQTDPGETESQPPENSTATAAEPDERAPSDDSTAAAAESSSPDDAPGDAERAADSAAERDVPEDVQKYERFTKIESGTYDRANDFLRERTYITAREWAIARLCADFRTETGVEMTKIGENLPELVPFMTDTYTPQAVNQARASFEEKVRKAGATFLYGAMCDFFTAEELDDVMYEATEVAKFLLEVEGVDLSVEEELEAEDRISSVMRDVREHSAALRHDEVCCPECGHEFEAGE, from the coding sequence ATGACAGACGACGAGCAGTCCGCCGAGCAGACCGACCCCGGCGAGACCGAGAGCCAGCCACCCGAAAACTCGACGGCCACGGCAGCCGAACCCGACGAGCGCGCCCCGTCGGACGACTCCACAGCTGCGGCGGCGGAGTCCTCCTCACCGGACGACGCTCCCGGGGACGCCGAGAGAGCAGCCGATTCCGCGGCTGAGCGGGACGTGCCTGAAGACGTGCAGAAGTACGAGCGATTCACGAAGATCGAGAGCGGGACCTACGACCGCGCGAACGACTTCCTGCGCGAGCGAACCTACATCACCGCTCGGGAGTGGGCCATCGCGCGGCTCTGTGCGGACTTCCGGACCGAGACAGGTGTGGAGATGACCAAGATCGGCGAGAATCTGCCCGAACTCGTCCCGTTCATGACCGACACCTACACGCCCCAGGCGGTCAATCAGGCCCGCGCGTCCTTCGAGGAGAAAGTGCGGAAAGCGGGTGCGACCTTCCTCTACGGCGCGATGTGTGACTTCTTCACCGCGGAGGAACTGGACGACGTGATGTACGAGGCAACCGAGGTCGCGAAGTTTCTGCTGGAAGTCGAGGGGGTCGATCTCTCGGTCGAGGAAGAGTTAGAGGCCGAGGACCGGATCTCGAGCGTGATGCGCGACGTTCGCGAGCACTCGGCGGCGCTGCGTCACGACGAGGTGTGTTGTCCCGAATGTGGCCACGAGTTCGAAGCGGGAGAGTAG